One window of Fusobacterium polymorphum genomic DNA carries:
- a CDS encoding DUF3870 domain-containing protein has translation MNNQTIYITGEARTTIDNAITKMFGTFYIAFEIILSTDEIVDVDCNATLRLTRDFVSRLFLNHNIIKDEEILKKEVVTRYFGSSSKAILTAYHDALQHYKKIKDDLKEKR, from the coding sequence TTGAATAATCAAACAATATACATTACAGGAGAAGCAAGAACAACAATAGATAATGCCATAACAAAAATGTTTGGAACTTTTTATATTGCCTTTGAGATAATATTATCAACAGATGAAATTGTAGATGTTGATTGTAATGCAACACTTAGATTAACTAGAGATTTTGTGAGTAGACTTTTTTTAAATCATAATATTATAAAAGATGAAGAGATATTAAAAAAAGAAGTTGTAACAAGATATTTTGGTTCATCAAGTAAGGCTATTTTAACAGCATATCATGATGCATTACAACACTATAAGAAAATAAAAGATGACCTTAAAGAAAAGAGGTGA
- a CDS encoding serine hydrolase, whose protein sequence is MEKYTEWKKEIEKIISQVEGKVCVNFYDLNKNNGFSINGDKKVLSASMIKLLILTELMKKISEDKFSLSDTIMMANFMKTGGDGVLKELNAGHHFTLKELATLMIIVSDNQATNILIDFLGMENINLLGKELGLKESFLGRKMMDTEARKNGYDNYTCADDISLLFKLIYQEKLINKEASQLMLDILLRQQQGERLQRYLPSDIKIAHKCGDLDNLENDGGIIWLGGKAYILVILTNGMPNLQCKQTIGKISKFVYDKMEE, encoded by the coding sequence ATGGAAAAATATACAGAATGGAAAAAAGAGATTGAAAAAATTATTTCACAAGTAGAAGGAAAAGTTTGTGTAAATTTCTATGATTTAAATAAAAATAATGGTTTTTCTATAAATGGGGATAAAAAAGTATTGTCAGCCAGTATGATAAAACTTCTTATATTGACAGAATTGATGAAAAAAATTTCTGAAGATAAATTTTCTCTTTCTGATACTATCATGATGGCAAATTTTATGAAAACAGGAGGAGATGGAGTTTTAAAAGAATTAAATGCTGGACATCATTTTACTTTAAAAGAGCTTGCCACTCTTATGATTATTGTAAGTGATAATCAAGCTACTAATATTTTAATTGATTTTTTAGGTATGGAAAATATTAATTTATTAGGGAAAGAGTTAGGATTAAAAGAAAGCTTTTTAGGAAGAAAAATGATGGATACAGAGGCAAGAAAAAATGGATATGATAATTATACTTGTGCAGATGATATTTCATTACTTTTCAAACTTATTTATCAAGAAAAATTAATAAATAAAGAAGCTAGTCAGTTGATGTTAGATATTTTACTAAGACAACAACAGGGAGAAAGATTACAAAGATATCTTCCAAGTGATATAAAGATAGCACATAAATGTGGAGATTTAGATAATTTAGAAAATGATGGAGGTATTATTTGGCTTGGAGGTAAAGCATATATCTTAGTTATATTAACAAATGGAATGCCAAACTTACAATGTAAACAGACAATAGGAAAAATTTCTAAATTTGTTTATGACAAAATGGAGGAATAG
- a CDS encoding DUF819 family protein, whose amino-acid sequence MVITNGFTYIAFLMCLAGCLLLLEKYSKWRIFNVVPALVFIYILNMIFCTMGLFNSEACSKAYSVLKNNLLYAMIFVMLLRCDFRKLAKLGGRMVAIFLACSLTLFIGFVVGYPIFKGSLGTDVWGAVAALYASWVGGSANMAAMQAALPVDAGAYSCALALDTVCYSVWIALLLLMVRYSSKWDNATKADTSKLQEIADIAAKEVEKEKKTASAADWVFLIGLSLMVSALSQMVGGYLQDAFASVGLEMFDKGTMTTVFVTVLGLVCALTPLGKLPAVEELSTVYLYAVVSLLASTASVVDLLTAPMWIVYGLFILVIHVVLMFVLSKIFHWDLCMVSTASLANIGGSASAPIVASAYNSSYAGIGVLMGVLGAAIGNFCGLGIGQILKMMS is encoded by the coding sequence ATGGTTATTACTAATGGTTTTACTTATATTGCATTTTTGATGTGTCTTGCAGGTTGTTTATTATTGTTAGAAAAATATTCTAAGTGGAGAATATTTAATGTAGTTCCAGCCCTAGTATTTATTTATATTTTAAATATGATTTTTTGTACTATGGGACTTTTCAATTCAGAAGCCTGTTCAAAAGCATATAGTGTATTAAAAAATAATTTATTATATGCAATGATTTTTGTAATGCTTCTTCGTTGTGATTTTAGAAAACTTGCAAAATTAGGTGGAAGAATGGTAGCTATATTTTTGGCTTGTTCGTTGACACTATTTATAGGTTTTGTTGTAGGTTACCCTATTTTTAAAGGTTCTTTAGGAACAGATGTTTGGGGAGCAGTTGCAGCACTTTATGCTTCTTGGGTAGGAGGTTCTGCAAATATGGCAGCAATGCAAGCAGCCTTACCAGTAGATGCAGGAGCATATAGCTGTGCATTAGCCCTTGATACAGTTTGTTATTCTGTATGGATAGCATTACTTCTTTTAATGGTTCGTTATTCATCTAAATGGGATAATGCAACTAAAGCAGATACTTCAAAATTGCAAGAAATTGCTGATATAGCAGCTAAAGAAGTTGAAAAAGAAAAGAAAACTGCCAGTGCAGCAGATTGGGTATTTTTAATTGGTTTATCTTTAATGGTTTCTGCCCTTTCTCAAATGGTAGGAGGATATCTTCAAGATGCCTTTGCTTCTGTTGGATTAGAAATGTTTGACAAAGGTACTATGACTACTGTGTTTGTAACTGTTTTAGGACTTGTATGTGCTTTAACACCTCTTGGAAAGCTTCCAGCAGTTGAAGAATTATCTACTGTATATTTATATGCAGTTGTATCGTTACTTGCTTCTACTGCTTCTGTTGTAGATTTATTGACAGCACCTATGTGGATAGTTTATGGACTATTTATATTAGTAATACATGTAGTACTTATGTTTGTACTTTCAAAGATATTCCACTGGGATTTATGTATGGTTTCAACAGCATCACTTGCTAATATAGGAGGTTCAGCTTCTGCACCAATAGTTGCTTCTGCTTATAATTCTTCTTATGCAGGGATAGGGGTATTGATGGGGGTTCTTGGAGCAGCTATAGGAAACTTCTGTGGACTTGGAATAGGACAAATATTAAAAATGATGTCATAG
- a CDS encoding dipeptide epimerase — MKITEVKLGIISVPLRVPFKTALRTVNSVEDVIVEIHTDTGNVGYGEAPPTGAITGDTTGAIIGALKDHIIKTLIGRDVDDFESLMKDLNSCIVKNTSAKAAADIALWDLYGQLHRIPVYKLLGGSRNKIVTDITISVNPPQEMARDAINAIKRGYDTLKVKVGIDPTLDVARLSAIREAAGKDCRIRIDANQAWTPKQAIKLLNQMQDKGLDIELVEQPVKAHDFEGLAYVTKYSNVPVLADESVFSPEDAFKILQMKAADLINIKLMKCGGIYNALKIISMAEIVGVECMIGCMLEAKVSVNAAVHLACAKQIITKIDLDGPVLCSEDPIIGGAVFNEKEITVSNDFGLGIKGINGIKYID; from the coding sequence ATGAAAATTACAGAAGTAAAATTAGGAATAATCTCAGTGCCATTAAGAGTACCATTTAAAACTGCACTTCGTACAGTGAATAGTGTAGAAGATGTAATTGTTGAAATCCATACAGATACTGGAAATGTGGGATATGGAGAAGCACCTCCTACTGGTGCAATAACAGGGGATACAACAGGTGCTATTATTGGAGCATTAAAAGATCATATTATTAAAACCCTAATAGGAAGAGATGTAGATGATTTTGAAAGTCTTATGAAAGATTTAAATTCTTGTATAGTTAAAAATACTAGTGCTAAAGCAGCAGCAGATATTGCACTTTGGGATTTATATGGGCAACTTCATAGAATACCTGTATATAAATTATTGGGAGGAAGCCGTAATAAAATTGTAACAGATATTACAATTAGTGTTAATCCACCACAAGAAATGGCAAGAGATGCAATTAATGCTATTAAAAGAGGATATGATACTTTAAAAGTAAAAGTTGGAATAGATCCAACATTAGATGTAGCAAGACTTAGTGCTATTCGTGAAGCAGCAGGGAAAGATTGTAGAATTCGTATAGATGCAAATCAAGCTTGGACACCAAAACAAGCTATAAAACTTTTAAATCAAATGCAAGATAAAGGTTTGGATATAGAATTGGTAGAACAACCAGTAAAAGCACACGATTTTGAAGGGCTTGCCTATGTAACAAAATATTCAAATGTTCCAGTACTTGCAGATGAAAGTGTATTCTCACCAGAAGATGCTTTTAAAATATTACAGATGAAAGCAGCTGATTTAATAAATATTAAGCTTATGAAATGTGGTGGAATTTATAATGCACTTAAAATTATAAGTATGGCTGAAATAGTTGGTGTAGAATGTATGATAGGTTGTATGCTTGAAGCAAAAGTTAGTGTAAATGCAGCTGTGCATTTAGCTTGTGCTAAACAAATTATAACTAAGATTGATTTAGATGGACCAGTTCTTTGTTCTGAAGATCCAATTATAGGTGGAGCTGTCTTTAATGAAAAAGAAATAACAGTATCTAATGATTTTGGACTTGGAATAAAAGGTATTAATGGAATAAAATATATTGATTAG
- a CDS encoding GNAT family N-acetyltransferase — MWIEGIYVRTEYGRKGIAQKLLNEAINKAKLLNAQSMELMIWNFNETSKKFFENYFKVRSLILKKEL, encoded by the coding sequence ATTTGGATTGAAGGAATATATGTTAGAACAGAATATGGAAGAAAAGGTATTGCACAAAAATTATTAAATGAGGCTATTAATAAAGCTAAGCTCTTAAATGCTCAAAGTATGGAATTAATGATATGGAATTTTAATGAAACTTCTAAAAAATTTTTTGAAAATTATTTTAAAGTAAGATCACTTATATTAAAAAAAGAACTTTAA
- a CDS encoding LexA family transcriptional regulator: MSFGKTLKRIRLKHKDSLRGLAKKIDLHFTFIDKVEKGTAPISKNFIENVVAVYPEEREILKKEYLKETLPEIFQKEEAIKIVSNSEVLNLPVYGKASAGRGYLNMDSPDYYMPILRGNFSKKSFFVEITGNSMEPTLEDGEFALVDPENTTYSKNKIYVVTYNDEGYIKRLEMKDKLKVITLKSDNPDYDDIDIPEEMQEYFQINGRVVEVISKKKLL; the protein is encoded by the coding sequence ATGAGTTTTGGAAAAACTTTAAAAAGAATCAGATTAAAACACAAAGATAGTTTAAGAGGTTTAGCAAAAAAAATAGACTTACACTTTACTTTTATTGACAAAGTAGAAAAAGGTACTGCTCCAATTTCAAAAAATTTTATTGAAAATGTTGTGGCAGTTTATCCTGAAGAAAGAGAAATATTAAAAAAGGAATACTTAAAAGAAACTCTACCTGAAATATTCCAAAAAGAAGAAGCTATAAAAATTGTTAGTAACAGTGAAGTTTTAAATCTTCCTGTATATGGTAAAGCTAGTGCTGGTAGAGGATATCTGAATATGGATAGTCCTGACTATTATATGCCTATTCTTAGAGGTAATTTTTCAAAAAAAAGTTTCTTCGTTGAAATTACAGGAAATAGTATGGAACCAACTTTAGAAGATGGTGAGTTTGCCTTAGTTGATCCAGAAAATACAACTTATTCAAAAAATAAAATTTATGTAGTTACTTACAATGATGAAGGCTATATTAAAAGATTAGAAATGAAAGATAAATTAAAAGTTATTACTTTAAAAAGTGATAATCCTGATTATGATGATATTGATATACCAGAAGAAATGCAAGAATATTTCCAAATTAATGGTAGAGTTGTAGAAGTTATTTCAAAGAAAAAATTATTATAA
- a CDS encoding DUF3798 domain-containing protein, whose translation MKMKKILFSLLTVFILIIMVACGKKEAPTEDANAQQQGATTEATQDYHIGIVTTSVSQSEDNFRGAEAIAKKYGLSNEGGKITVVTIPDNFMQEQETTISQMVSLADDPKMKAIVVAEGVPGTYPAFKAIREKRPDILLFVNNNHEDPVQVSTVADIVLNSDSIARGYLIVKTAHDLGATKFMHISFPRHLSYETISRRRAIMEQTAKDLGMEYIEMSAPDPLSDVGVPGAQQFILEQVPNWVAKYGKDIAFFATNDAQTEPLLKQIAAHGGIFIEADLPSPTMGYPGALGIEFTDDEKGNWPKILEKVEKAVIDAGGSGRMGTWAYSYNFAGVEGLTDLAIKSIESGEKDFTLDKVLASLDTATPGSKWNGSIMKDNNGVDVPNAFFVYQDTYVFGKGYMGVTSVKIPEKYSNLGK comes from the coding sequence ATGAAAATGAAAAAGATTTTGTTTAGTTTACTGACGGTATTTATATTGATTATTATGGTTGCTTGTGGAAAAAAAGAAGCACCTACTGAGGATGCTAATGCACAACAACAAGGAGCAACAACTGAGGCAACACAAGACTATCATATTGGAATTGTAACTACATCAGTTTCACAATCAGAAGATAATTTCCGTGGAGCTGAGGCAATTGCAAAAAAATATGGTTTAAGTAATGAAGGTGGAAAAATTACAGTAGTGACTATTCCAGATAATTTTATGCAAGAACAAGAAACAACAATATCTCAAATGGTTTCTCTTGCAGATGACCCTAAAATGAAAGCTATTGTAGTGGCAGAAGGAGTACCAGGAACTTATCCTGCATTCAAAGCTATTAGAGAAAAAAGACCTGATATCTTATTATTTGTAAATAATAATCATGAAGATCCAGTACAAGTGAGTACAGTGGCAGATATAGTTTTAAACTCAGATTCAATAGCAAGAGGATATTTAATAGTAAAAACAGCTCATGATTTAGGAGCAACTAAATTTATGCATATTTCTTTTCCTAGACATTTAAGCTATGAAACAATTTCAAGAAGAAGAGCTATAATGGAACAAACAGCTAAAGATTTAGGAATGGAATATATAGAAATGTCAGCTCCAGATCCATTAAGTGATGTTGGAGTTCCAGGAGCACAACAATTTATATTAGAACAAGTTCCAAACTGGGTAGCTAAATATGGTAAAGATATAGCATTCTTTGCAACAAATGATGCTCAAACTGAACCTCTATTAAAACAAATAGCAGCTCATGGAGGAATATTTATAGAAGCAGATTTACCATCTCCAACAATGGGGTATCCAGGAGCATTAGGAATAGAATTTACTGATGATGAAAAAGGAAACTGGCCAAAAATATTAGAAAAAGTTGAAAAAGCTGTTATAGATGCTGGTGGTTCAGGAAGAATGGGAACATGGGCTTATTCATATAACTTTGCTGGTGTAGAAGGACTTACAGATTTAGCAATAAAATCTATTGAAAGTGGAGAAAAAGATTTTACATTGGATAAAGTTTTAGCATCTCTTGACACAGCAACACCTGGTTCTAAATGGAATGGAAGTATAATGAAAGATAATAATGGGGTTGATGTCCCTAATGCTTTCTTTGTATATCAAGATACATATGTTTTTGGAAAAGGATATATGGGGGTAACTTCTGTAAAAATTCCTGAAAAATATAGTAATTTAGGAAAATAA
- a CDS encoding RnfABCDGE type electron transport complex subunit B, protein MEAIMMPVAVLGITGVLMGLFLAYASKKFEVEVDPKVEAILAILPGVNCGACGYPGCSGYASGVALEGAKMTLCAPGGPKVAAKIGEIMGVEVEMPVKKKPATKKPEVKKEAPKAQTGEPISASQEFIEKNKRMLMKFKEAFDAGDKEGFEKLENLAKMAKKDELLKYYEEIKAGKIVPDGSAPVATGAANANAISASKEFVEKNKRMLMKFKEAFDAGDKEGFEKLENLAKMAKKDELLKYYEEIKAGKIVPDPATMGNVVAAVKVEAISAPKEFVEKNKRMLMKFKEAFDTGDKEGFEKLENLAKMAKKDELLKYYEEIKAGKTVPDPATMTDIPVAKEEAPKAEVKASDSQKQEASYCSILGDGLCVPEQNEKVKENLKKQAEPPKTAEELEREKQATSYCSVLGDGLCVPEENEQIVKQNLHQEIDKEIK, encoded by the coding sequence ATGGAAGCGATTATGATGCCAGTTGCTGTATTGGGGATAACTGGAGTATTGATGGGGCTATTCCTAGCTTATGCTTCAAAGAAATTTGAAGTTGAAGTAGACCCAAAAGTAGAAGCTATACTAGCTATACTACCTGGTGTAAACTGTGGAGCTTGTGGATATCCTGGATGTTCTGGATATGCTTCAGGGGTAGCTTTGGAAGGTGCAAAGATGACATTATGTGCACCTGGTGGACCTAAGGTAGCTGCAAAAATAGGAGAAATAATGGGAGTAGAAGTAGAAATGCCTGTTAAAAAGAAACCTGCTACTAAGAAACCAGAAGTAAAGAAAGAAGCTCCAAAAGCTCAAACTGGTGAGCCAATATCAGCAAGTCAAGAATTTATTGAAAAGAATAAGAGAATGTTAATGAAGTTTAAAGAAGCTTTTGATGCAGGAGATAAAGAAGGTTTTGAAAAACTAGAAAACTTAGCAAAAATGGCAAAGAAAGATGAATTATTGAAATACTATGAAGAAATAAAAGCAGGAAAGATAGTTCCTGATGGAAGTGCACCAGTAGCAACAGGAGCAGCTAATGCAAATGCAATATCAGCTTCAAAAGAATTTGTTGAAAAAAATAAAAGAATGTTAATGAAGTTCAAAGAAGCTTTTGATGCAGGAGATAAAGAAGGTTTTGAAAAACTAGAAAACTTAGCAAAAATGGCAAAAAAAGATGAATTATTGAAATATTATGAAGAAATAAAAGCAGGAAAGATAGTTCCAGATCCAGCAACAATGGGGAATGTTGTAGCTGCTGTAAAAGTAGAAGCAATATCAGCTCCAAAAGAATTTGTTGAAAAGAATAAGAGAATGTTAATGAAGTTTAAAGAAGCCTTTGATACAGGAGATAAAGAAGGTTTTGAAAAACTAGAAAACTTAGCAAAAATGGCAAAGAAAGATGAATTATTAAAATACTATGAAGAAATAAAAGCAGGAAAAACAGTTCCAGATCCAGCAACAATGACTGATATTCCTGTTGCAAAAGAAGAAGCCCCAAAGGCTGAAGTAAAAGCTAGTGATAGTCAAAAACAAGAAGCTTCTTATTGTAGTATTTTAGGTGATGGGCTATGTGTACCAGAACAAAATGAAAAAGTAAAAGAAAACTTGAAAAAACAAGCTGAACCTCCTAAAACAGCAGAAGAATTAGAAAGAGAAAAACAAGCTACTAGTTATTGTAGTGTGTTAGGAGATGGACTATGTGTTCCTGAAGAAAATGAACAAATAGTTAAGCAAAACTTACATCAAGAAATTGATAAAGAAATAAAATAG
- the rsxA gene encoding electron transport complex subunit RsxA, with protein MSIGGLFSIIVTSIFINNIIFAKFLGCCPFMGVSKKVDSSLGMGMAVTFVITIASGVTWIAYRLILEPLGLGYLQTIAFILIIASLVQFVEMAIKKTSPSLYKALGVFLPLITTNCAVLGVAIINIQVGYNFIETIVNGFGVAVGFSLALLLLAGIRERLEYANIPKNFKGVPIAFITAGLLAMAFMGFSGMQI; from the coding sequence ATGAGTATAGGTGGATTATTTAGTATAATTGTTACTTCAATATTTATAAATAATATAATATTTGCTAAGTTCTTAGGTTGTTGTCCATTTATGGGAGTTTCTAAAAAGGTTGACTCATCATTAGGTATGGGTATGGCGGTTACTTTTGTTATTACAATAGCTTCAGGAGTAACTTGGATAGCTTACAGATTAATACTAGAACCTCTTGGTTTAGGATATTTACAAACAATAGCTTTTATATTAATAATAGCTTCTCTTGTACAATTCGTTGAAATGGCAATAAAAAAGACATCACCAAGTTTATATAAAGCACTTGGAGTATTTTTACCATTAATTACAACAAACTGTGCTGTTCTAGGGGTTGCTATAATAAATATCCAAGTAGGATATAATTTTATAGAAACAATAGTAAATGGTTTTGGTGTTGCAGTAGGATTCTCACTAGCATTGTTACTTTTAGCTGGAATAAGAGAAAGATTAGAATATGCAAATATTCCTAAAAACTTTAAAGGAGTTCCAATAGCATTTATAACAGCTGGACTTTTAGCAATGGCATTTATGGGATTTAGTGGAATGCAAATTTAA
- the rsxE gene encoding electron transport complex subunit RsxE gives MKKLGVLTAGIFKENPVFVLMLGLCPTLGVTSSAINGFSMGLAVIAVLACSNGLISLFKKFIPDEVRIPAFIMIIASLVTVVDMVMNAYTPDLYKVLGIFIPLIVVNCIVLGRAESFASKNGVIDSILDGIGSGIGFTLSLTFLGSIREILGNGSIFGISLVPANFTPALIFILAPGGFITIGMIMACINIKKERDAKKKKVTKK, from the coding sequence ATGAAAAAATTAGGAGTACTTACAGCTGGAATATTTAAAGAAAATCCAGTGTTTGTTTTGATGTTAGGACTTTGTCCTACACTTGGGGTAACAAGTAGTGCAATAAATGGTTTTTCAATGGGACTTGCAGTTATAGCCGTACTTGCATGTTCAAATGGTTTAATATCACTTTTTAAGAAATTTATACCAGACGAAGTTAGAATACCAGCATTTATAATGATAATAGCTTCTCTTGTTACAGTGGTTGATATGGTTATGAATGCTTATACACCTGACTTATACAAAGTATTAGGAATATTTATACCTCTAATAGTTGTTAACTGTATAGTTCTTGGAAGAGCAGAAAGTTTTGCATCTAAAAATGGAGTAATAGATTCTATACTTGATGGTATTGGATCTGGAATAGGATTTACTTTATCTTTAACTTTCTTAGGTTCAATAAGAGAAATTTTAGGAAATGGTTCAATATTTGGAATTTCATTAGTTCCTGCTAACTTTACACCTGCTTTAATATTTATATTAGCACCTGGTGGATTTATAACAATAGGTATGATAATGGCTTGTATAAATATTAAAAAAGAAAGAGATGCAAAGAAAAAGAAGGTGACTAAAAAATGA
- a CDS encoding RnfABCDGE type electron transport complex subunit G, translating into MENRYIHFGIVLGLIAAISAGLLGGVNDFTSKVIAENTLKIVNEARKEVLPEATSFKEDEAKEADGMQYIPGFNDAGEVVGYVASVTEAGYGGDINFVVGIDKDGKVTGLNVVTSSETPGLGAKINEKEWQEHWIGKDATYEFNKSVDAFAGATISPSAVYRGVIRALNTYQNEVSK; encoded by the coding sequence ATGGAAAATAGATATATACATTTTGGGATCGTCCTTGGTCTAATAGCAGCTATATCAGCTGGATTACTTGGAGGAGTTAATGATTTCACAAGTAAAGTTATAGCAGAAAATACTTTAAAAATAGTTAATGAAGCTAGAAAAGAAGTTTTACCAGAAGCAACTAGCTTCAAAGAAGATGAAGCAAAAGAAGCTGATGGAATGCAATACATACCTGGATTTAATGATGCAGGAGAAGTAGTAGGTTATGTTGCATCAGTTACAGAAGCAGGTTATGGTGGAGATATTAATTTTGTTGTAGGAATTGATAAAGATGGTAAGGTAACAGGTTTAAATGTAGTTACAAGTTCTGAAACTCCTGGATTAGGAGCAAAAATTAATGAAAAAGAATGGCAAGAACATTGGATAGGAAAAGATGCTACTTATGAATTTAATAAGTCAGTAGATGCTTTTGCTGGAGCTACAATATCACCTAGTGCTGTTTATAGAGGAGTTATAAGAGCATTAAATACTTATCAAAATGAGGTGAGTAAATAA
- a CDS encoding RnfABCDGE type electron transport complex subunit D: MSTILKTGPAPHIRTAETVESVMYDVIIALIPAFAMAVYTFGVRALILTAVSVLTCILTEYLCQKALKRDIEAFDGSAILTGILFAFVVPAIMPLQYVVVGNIVAITLGKMVYGGLGHNIFNPALVGRAFVQASWPVAITTFAFDGKAGATVLDAMKRGIPLSDALLENTNQYIDAFLGQMGGCLGETSSLALLLGGAYLIYKKHIDWKVPAVMIGTVFVLTWAMGADPLMQIFSGGLFLGAFFMATDMVTSPTTSKGRVVFALGLGILISLIRMKGGYPEGTAYAILIMNGVVPLIDRYIRPKKFGGVSKNGK; encoded by the coding sequence GTGAGTACAATTTTAAAAACAGGACCAGCTCCTCATATTAGAACAGCAGAAACTGTTGAATCAGTGATGTATGATGTTATTATAGCCTTGATACCAGCATTTGCTATGGCTGTATACACATTTGGTGTGAGAGCTTTGATACTAACTGCTGTATCAGTTTTGACTTGTATACTTACAGAATATCTATGTCAAAAAGCATTAAAAAGAGATATAGAAGCATTTGATGGAAGTGCTATATTAACAGGAATATTATTTGCATTTGTGGTTCCTGCTATAATGCCTTTACAATATGTGGTAGTTGGAAATATAGTTGCAATAACATTAGGTAAAATGGTTTATGGTGGTTTAGGACATAATATCTTCAACCCAGCTTTAGTAGGAAGAGCATTTGTTCAAGCATCTTGGCCAGTGGCAATAACAACATTTGCATTTGATGGAAAAGCAGGAGCAACAGTTTTGGATGCTATGAAAAGAGGAATTCCTCTATCAGATGCATTGTTAGAAAATACTAACCAATATATTGATGCTTTTTTAGGGCAAATGGGAGGATGTTTAGGAGAAACTTCTTCTTTGGCACTATTACTTGGAGGAGCATATTTAATTTATAAGAAACATATAGATTGGAAAGTTCCTGCTGTTATGATAGGAACAGTATTTGTTTTAACTTGGGCAATGGGAGCAGATCCTTTGATGCAAATATTCTCAGGAGGATTGTTCTTAGGAGCTTTCTTTATGGCAACTGATATGGTTACAAGCCCAACAACTTCAAAAGGAAGAGTAGTTTTTGCATTGGGATTAGGAATTTTAATTTCTTTAATCAGAATGAAAGGTGGATATCCAGAAGGAACAGCTTATGCTATTTTAATAATGAATGGTGTAGTTCCTTTAATTGATAGATATATAAGACCTAAAAAGTTTGGAGGGGTGAGCAAAAATGGAAAATAG